A single window of Catenulispora sp. MAP5-51 DNA harbors:
- a CDS encoding C45 family autoproteolytic acyltransferase/hydolase yields MRVTSAQFLELSGSPHARGYTHGRAAGGRLRAFLDDSLARLGHLTDAYTDADTVSGTGTDTGTGTARPLDLDSLRPAIEAHRAVVGEVLPELAEEIDGLAAGADIDRDAAWLLQLRREVLGYSRVTGGDCTTYASVLGRPVLAQTVDLNGNLDDQIAVLAVSGPRHRSLVLSFAGLLGYLGVNDAGVAVGLNLVLGGDWEPGVPPYLAIRHVLDTADTVDQAVEILRGLPLASSRSFMICGAYRTVCVEALGSERRVLEGGELVHTNHFLDPDFAARDEINVFAKNSSKRRLETVLKAGIPEAGDVAGHHRLLAARPIFVPDNGDIRRERTVAAVVMRPDLGELRLWPGDPSANAGEVHSL; encoded by the coding sequence ATGCGCGTGACCAGCGCGCAGTTCCTGGAGCTCTCCGGATCGCCGCACGCCCGCGGGTACACCCACGGGCGTGCGGCGGGCGGACGGCTGCGCGCCTTCCTGGACGACTCGCTCGCGCGCCTCGGGCATCTCACCGATGCGTATACGGATGCAGACACAGTCTCGGGTACGGGTACAGATACGGGTACGGGTACAGCTCGTCCCCTGGACCTGGACTCGCTACGCCCGGCCATCGAAGCCCACCGCGCCGTCGTCGGCGAAGTCCTGCCGGAGCTCGCCGAGGAGATCGACGGCCTGGCTGCCGGGGCGGACATCGACCGGGACGCGGCCTGGTTGCTGCAACTGCGCCGGGAAGTGCTCGGATACAGCCGGGTCACCGGCGGGGACTGCACGACCTACGCCTCGGTGCTGGGCCGGCCGGTGCTGGCGCAGACCGTCGATCTGAACGGGAACCTCGACGACCAGATCGCCGTCCTGGCGGTCTCCGGGCCGCGGCACCGCTCCCTGGTGCTCAGCTTCGCGGGGCTCCTGGGCTACCTCGGGGTCAACGACGCCGGCGTCGCCGTGGGCCTGAACCTCGTGCTCGGCGGCGACTGGGAGCCGGGAGTCCCGCCGTACCTGGCGATCCGGCACGTGCTGGACACCGCCGACACCGTCGATCAGGCTGTCGAGATCCTGCGCGGCCTGCCGTTGGCCAGCTCGCGGTCCTTCATGATCTGCGGCGCGTACCGGACTGTCTGCGTCGAGGCGCTCGGCTCCGAACGCCGGGTCCTCGAAGGCGGCGAACTGGTGCACACCAACCACTTCCTGGATCCGGACTTCGCGGCGCGGGACGAGATCAACGTCTTCGCCAAGAACTCCTCGAAGCGGCGTCTGGAGACGGTGCTCAAGGCCGGCATCCCGGAGGCGGGTGACGTCGCGGGCCATCACCGGCTCCTGGCGGCGCGGCCGATCTTCGTGCCGGACAACGGGGACATCCGGCGCGAGCGGACCGTCGCGGCGGTGGTGATGCGTCCGGACCTGGGGGAACTCCGGCTGTGGCCGGGAGACCCGTCGGCGAACGCGGGGGAAGTCCACTCCTTGTAG
- a CDS encoding AMP-binding protein, whose translation MTESIINRIVAARPAHEGTITVTGLGHRITWPLAEFHDRARAVAAALRRRGIGGGDRVGILSANRMEWALLDVACLMVKAQTAGFEPGKFSPDADLIQGYDLDLLYTDVQLPDDAPPQAVPIATVTGDSQEADNSGEFEPAVWGATDCTTVKFTSGSTGVPKGLEATAGSIDSSLHAVQSLFDHQPGDNILTFLPLSLLQQRYWLYSALYWGHDITITTYQSVFAVMSAIRPTVVMGVPAFFDTAKRHIEDLIADGVETGKAAQELFGDRVRYLWTGSAPADQATLRFYTEAGLPLYEGYGLNETCITTKNHPGAHREGSVGRPLPGKQIVIDDEGVVCVRSDHPVNTAYTYAAPGDSERMFTPGGVVRTGDLGRLDEDGFLYILGRADDVIVLDNAKKIIVRPIETRFRDTGAVAECVLYHPSPAGLVAVVSPHPGGSDTAAIAEALHAVNAAGEADERICRVVVAAEPFTIDNGLLTSQFKPIRIRIAERHRDLIDDPKVGIHAR comes from the coding sequence ATGACCGAATCGATCATCAACCGCATCGTCGCGGCCCGGCCCGCGCACGAGGGCACCATCACCGTCACGGGCCTGGGCCACCGCATCACCTGGCCGCTCGCCGAGTTCCACGACCGGGCGCGCGCCGTCGCGGCCGCGCTGCGCCGCCGGGGCATCGGTGGCGGCGACCGCGTCGGCATCCTGTCGGCGAACCGCATGGAGTGGGCCCTGCTCGATGTCGCCTGCCTCATGGTCAAGGCGCAGACCGCGGGGTTCGAACCCGGCAAGTTCAGTCCCGACGCCGACCTGATCCAGGGCTACGACCTGGACCTGCTCTACACGGATGTGCAGCTGCCGGACGACGCCCCGCCCCAGGCGGTGCCGATCGCGACGGTCACCGGCGATTCGCAGGAAGCTGACAACAGTGGCGAGTTCGAGCCGGCGGTGTGGGGCGCCACGGACTGCACCACCGTCAAGTTCACCTCCGGCTCCACCGGGGTCCCCAAGGGACTGGAAGCCACAGCCGGCAGCATCGACTCCTCCCTGCACGCGGTGCAGAGTCTGTTCGACCACCAGCCCGGCGACAACATCCTGACTTTCCTTCCGTTGTCCCTTCTCCAACAGCGCTACTGGCTCTACTCCGCGCTGTACTGGGGACACGACATCACCATCACGACGTACCAGTCGGTGTTCGCGGTGATGTCGGCGATCCGGCCCACCGTCGTCATGGGCGTTCCGGCCTTCTTCGACACCGCCAAGCGGCACATCGAAGACCTGATCGCCGACGGCGTCGAGACCGGGAAAGCCGCTCAGGAGCTGTTCGGCGACCGCGTCCGCTACCTGTGGACGGGTTCGGCGCCCGCCGACCAGGCAACGCTCAGGTTCTACACCGAGGCGGGCCTTCCCCTCTACGAGGGCTACGGCCTCAACGAAACCTGCATCACCACCAAGAACCACCCCGGTGCGCACCGCGAGGGCAGCGTCGGCCGGCCGCTGCCCGGCAAGCAGATCGTCATCGACGACGAGGGCGTGGTCTGCGTCCGCAGCGACCACCCGGTCAACACCGCCTACACCTACGCCGCGCCCGGCGACAGCGAGCGGATGTTCACCCCCGGCGGCGTCGTCCGCACCGGCGACCTCGGCCGCCTGGACGAGGACGGGTTCCTCTACATCCTCGGGCGCGCCGACGACGTCATCGTCCTGGACAACGCCAAGAAGATCATCGTCAGGCCCATCGAGACCCGGTTCCGCGACACCGGCGCGGTGGCCGAGTGCGTCCTGTACCACCCGAGCCCGGCCGGTTTGGTCGCCGTCGTCTCGCCGCATCCCGGCGGGAGCGACACCGCCGCGATCGCCGAGGCGCTCCACGCCGTCAACGCCGCCGGCGAGGCCGACGAGCGCATCTGCCGCGTCGTGGTCGCCGCCGAGCCGTTCACCATCGACAACGGGCTCCTGACATCCCAGTTCAAGCCGATCCGGATCCGCATCGCGGAGCGCCACCGCGACCTCATCGACGACCCGAAGGTAGGCATCCATGCCCGCTGA
- a CDS encoding 3-oxoacyl-ACP synthase — translation MNQSIAVCLRAPRYVLGEITMKHDEIEGFADFVDRALMVPDPELWGWGQVHRTALSIAELAVEAGRRTLDAAGVEPSEVDALVLCSTRFPAEIAAHGTLIASVLQGLGLGPVPVTGVTLNRCANLLVGLQTAAALVAGGRQRTVLVITADRVADESERLTEFALFSDGAAACLVTEPVAGAPESYEWVADASALDPATLGTVTEISADLARVANERLFAEAGVGVEAIDGLLHNNIYLPVVTIKEVQAGFRLSQLETSNIARVGHCFAADPLINLADRRSAGGVREGGLYLLASSVSGFRVCVLLRAGSAAPSIS, via the coding sequence GTGAACCAGAGTATTGCGGTATGCCTTCGCGCGCCCCGGTACGTGCTCGGCGAGATCACGATGAAGCACGACGAGATCGAGGGGTTCGCCGATTTCGTCGACCGGGCTTTGATGGTGCCTGATCCCGAGTTGTGGGGTTGGGGCCAGGTGCACCGTACGGCGCTGTCCATTGCCGAACTCGCTGTGGAAGCCGGCCGCCGGACCCTGGACGCGGCTGGCGTCGAGCCCTCCGAGGTCGACGCGCTGGTGCTGTGCTCCACTCGGTTCCCCGCCGAGATCGCCGCGCACGGCACGCTGATCGCGTCGGTCTTGCAGGGATTGGGCCTCGGGCCCGTGCCGGTCACCGGGGTCACGCTGAACCGGTGCGCGAACCTGCTTGTCGGGCTCCAGACCGCTGCCGCGCTGGTCGCCGGGGGACGGCAGCGGACCGTGCTGGTGATCACCGCGGACCGGGTCGCCGACGAATCCGAGCGGCTCACCGAGTTCGCGTTGTTCAGCGATGGCGCGGCCGCTTGTCTGGTGACCGAGCCGGTCGCCGGCGCTCCGGAATCCTACGAGTGGGTCGCCGATGCCAGCGCGCTGGATCCGGCCACGCTCGGCACCGTCACCGAGATCAGCGCTGATCTGGCGCGCGTGGCCAATGAGCGGTTGTTCGCCGAGGCCGGCGTGGGCGTTGAAGCGATCGACGGCCTGTTGCACAACAACATTTATCTCCCCGTGGTGACGATCAAGGAAGTACAGGCCGGCTTCCGGCTCTCGCAGTTGGAGACCTCGAACATCGCCCGGGTCGGGCATTGCTTCGCCGCGGATCCGCTGATCAACCTCGCCGACCGCCGGTCCGCCGGCGGCGTGCGGGAGGGCGGGCTCTACCTGCTGGCCTCGAGCGTGTCCGGGTTCCGGGTGTGCGTCCTGCTCCGGGCCGGATCCGCGGCACCGTCCATCTCATAA
- a CDS encoding acyl carrier protein: MQKTLDNRLTTLSRLRVMIRDVLRVPESEEIDTRTLRALGAVSVQVIALQFSILKATSVELTVAELVGESTVVEIADLIDARRTAEG; encoded by the coding sequence GTGCAGAAGACCCTCGACAACCGCCTGACCACGCTGTCGCGTCTGCGGGTCATGATCCGGGACGTCCTGCGAGTGCCCGAGTCCGAAGAGATCGACACCCGGACGCTGCGCGCGCTCGGCGCCGTGTCGGTGCAGGTGATCGCGCTGCAGTTCAGCATCCTCAAGGCGACCTCGGTCGAGCTGACGGTGGCCGAGCTGGTCGGCGAGTCGACCGTGGTGGAGATCGCCGACCTGATCGACGCTCGACGAACGGCTGAGGGGTGA
- a CDS encoding acetyl-CoA carboxylase biotin carboxylase subunit family protein, whose translation MKSVLILSKWINASSVALAVEQVKARGLRTVLVSASSEDRIRDECDDHVLVDWDREDPAALIARLDERGIVPIAVVNQVEPLMPWQGVLAAHYGLPGVSAGHDVLASKTLVRERMRALNLSAMRFTDDPAAADFFPAIVKPSRESAASWLVERVDSRAELLAYQRHLADLGLAGTELIIEAFLPGTEFSVDGPVLAGRFHPLMAVERPEHDDRRHHNAGLQIQPPQQEHVRAGVEALTEMIGTLAADLGLDQVWMHIEARVDLDGRPELVEINPRPAGGMYSAVIRELSGIDPMEAFVSMALGEFALPAEGVAPLRDHPVIGLFDVEADRLGVVEIRTTAEDLRALPGVIDAEAADGFRITSLDKENFFIRFALGGDSVSHLRDRVASVLDTLDYRITAHPEPARVSELITRLEEIPTGYALAGERGADTRAPVAP comes from the coding sequence GTGAAATCCGTGCTCATCCTCTCCAAGTGGATCAACGCCAGCAGCGTGGCCCTGGCGGTCGAACAGGTGAAGGCCCGCGGCCTGCGGACCGTTCTGGTCTCGGCCTCCTCCGAGGACCGCATCCGCGACGAATGCGACGACCATGTCCTGGTGGACTGGGACCGCGAGGACCCGGCCGCCCTCATCGCCCGGCTCGACGAACGCGGCATCGTCCCGATCGCCGTCGTCAACCAGGTCGAGCCGTTGATGCCCTGGCAGGGCGTCCTCGCCGCGCACTACGGCCTGCCGGGCGTCAGCGCCGGCCACGACGTCCTGGCCAGCAAGACCCTGGTCCGCGAGCGTATGCGGGCCCTGAATCTGTCCGCCATGCGCTTCACCGACGATCCGGCGGCGGCGGACTTCTTCCCGGCCATCGTCAAACCCTCCCGCGAGAGCGCGGCCTCGTGGCTGGTCGAGCGGGTGGACAGCCGGGCCGAACTCCTGGCCTACCAGAGGCACCTGGCCGACCTGGGCCTGGCCGGCACCGAGCTGATCATCGAGGCGTTCCTGCCGGGGACGGAGTTCTCGGTGGACGGCCCCGTCCTGGCCGGCCGCTTCCATCCGCTCATGGCGGTCGAGCGGCCCGAGCACGATGACCGGCGGCATCACAATGCGGGGCTCCAGATCCAGCCGCCGCAACAGGAGCATGTGCGGGCCGGCGTGGAAGCCCTGACGGAGATGATCGGCACGCTCGCCGCGGACCTGGGCCTGGACCAGGTCTGGATGCACATCGAGGCTCGGGTCGACCTGGACGGTCGGCCGGAGCTGGTGGAGATCAACCCGCGGCCGGCCGGCGGCATGTACTCCGCGGTGATCCGCGAGCTCAGCGGGATCGACCCGATGGAGGCGTTCGTCTCCATGGCGCTGGGCGAATTCGCCCTCCCGGCCGAAGGCGTGGCCCCGCTGCGCGACCATCCGGTCATCGGCCTGTTCGACGTGGAGGCGGACCGGCTCGGCGTCGTCGAGATCAGGACCACCGCCGAGGACCTGCGTGCGCTGCCCGGCGTCATCGACGCGGAGGCCGCCGACGGGTTCCGGATCACCAGCCTGGACAAGGAGAACTTCTTCATCCGGTTCGCGCTCGGCGGTGATTCCGTGAGTCATCTGCGGGATCGTGTCGCGTCCGTGTTGGACACGCTTGACTACCGCATCACGGCACATCCTGAGCCGGCGCGCGTCAGCGAGCTGATTACCCGGCTGGAGGAGATCCCCACGGGATACGCCCTGGCGGGCGAACGTGGTGCGGATACGCGTGCTCCGGTGGCTCCGTAG
- a CDS encoding GNAT family N-acetyltransferase: protein MPWNQNASALLENEHVELHPVTEDDRAALRKIAFDDRIWTYFVSRVQTDADFEKFFDAMLADQSSGKRACYVVVDKGTGLVAGSSSYGNLSEPDLRLEIGWSWLGTDFQGKGVNRWVKYLLMRHAFDVLGAERVEFKTDVLNLQARAGLRNIGAFEEGVLRGFNPMPEGRRRDAIYYSVLRAEWPSIQDQLSRTGKAGNPCA, encoded by the coding sequence CTGCCTTGGAACCAGAATGCCTCCGCGCTCCTGGAGAACGAGCACGTCGAGCTCCATCCGGTCACCGAGGACGACCGCGCGGCGCTGCGGAAGATCGCCTTCGACGACCGGATCTGGACGTACTTCGTCTCCCGGGTCCAGACCGACGCGGACTTCGAGAAGTTCTTCGACGCCATGCTCGCCGACCAGAGCAGCGGCAAGCGCGCGTGCTACGTCGTCGTCGACAAGGGCACCGGGCTGGTCGCCGGCAGCTCCAGCTACGGCAACCTCTCCGAGCCCGATCTGCGGCTGGAGATCGGCTGGTCCTGGCTCGGCACCGACTTCCAGGGCAAGGGCGTCAACCGGTGGGTCAAGTACCTGCTGATGCGGCACGCCTTCGACGTCCTGGGCGCCGAGCGCGTCGAGTTCAAGACCGATGTGCTGAACCTCCAGGCCCGCGCCGGACTGCGCAACATCGGCGCCTTCGAGGAAGGCGTGCTGCGCGGCTTCAACCCGATGCCCGAGGGGCGGCGGCGCGACGCGATCTACTATTCGGTGCTCCGCGCCGAATGGCCCTCGATCCAGGACCAGCTCAGCCGAACCGGCAAGGCTGGCAATCCATGCGCGTGA
- a CDS encoding alpha/beta hydrolase, with the protein MPLDPIIKRVREFRVETGFTPLYTMSIDAARKADAETEATAWTWHDHPEEIFELSVPGPAGEQPIRVYRPQSETPLPVLMYFFGGGWVVGSLETSDAICRALAKMVPCTVVSAGYRLAPEHTFPAAVEDCYAAVKWVAEHAGELGADGSRLAVGGDSSGGNLAAAMTLLAKDDEDGPEIAAQVLVYPPFRAYADTKSMRENKDPMFFNAYSSEWFWDVYLAERADGESPLASPLDAADHSGLPAALVMTAEYCPLADEGKDYVDVLTGAGVPVEFHHYEDLTHGFLALSSILPVARDAMGLIADFLRRKLA; encoded by the coding sequence ATGCCGCTTGACCCGATTATCAAGCGTGTCAGGGAGTTTCGTGTCGAGACCGGATTCACGCCGCTCTACACGATGAGCATAGACGCGGCCCGGAAGGCGGATGCGGAGACCGAGGCCACTGCCTGGACCTGGCACGACCACCCCGAAGAGATCTTCGAGCTGAGCGTTCCGGGCCCGGCCGGCGAGCAGCCGATCCGGGTCTACCGCCCGCAGAGCGAGACTCCGCTTCCGGTGCTGATGTACTTCTTCGGCGGCGGCTGGGTTGTCGGTTCGCTGGAGACGTCGGACGCGATCTGTCGTGCGTTGGCCAAGATGGTGCCGTGCACGGTGGTGTCCGCGGGCTATCGCCTGGCGCCCGAGCACACGTTCCCGGCAGCGGTCGAGGACTGCTATGCCGCCGTGAAGTGGGTCGCGGAGCATGCCGGCGAGCTTGGTGCCGACGGCTCGCGATTGGCCGTCGGCGGAGACAGCTCCGGCGGCAATCTGGCCGCGGCGATGACGTTGCTGGCCAAGGACGATGAGGACGGGCCGGAGATCGCCGCGCAGGTGCTGGTCTATCCGCCTTTTCGTGCGTACGCGGACACGAAGTCCATGCGGGAGAACAAAGACCCGATGTTCTTCAACGCGTATTCGTCGGAATGGTTCTGGGACGTGTATCTCGCCGAACGCGCCGACGGTGAATCGCCTTTGGCCTCGCCGCTGGACGCGGCCGATCACAGCGGGCTTCCGGCCGCGCTGGTGATGACCGCCGAGTATTGTCCGCTTGCCGACGAGGGCAAGGACTATGTCGATGTGCTCACCGGGGCTGGTGTGCCGGTGGAGTTTCACCACTACGAGGATCTGACGCACGGGTTCCTTGCCCTGTCGTCGATCCTTCCCGTTGCGCGGGACGCCATGGGCTTGATCGCTGACTTCCTGCGTCGGAAGTTGGCGTGA
- a CDS encoding NAD(P)/FAD-dependent oxidoreductase yields MDAVDLAETADTVDLADTVDLAIVGGGVIGALVAHSALAADPGLSVAVLERGMIGQGASARSAGVHFPRGATARVRALTEYSHDAWQRLAGELDLPIRAVDATVASANPAAVATAYLRLGTPTGSAGLPAGWSLPEGTDTWPVYGCQYADVQGVAGRVLAGLRDRVQILEGTEVAELSSGDGHLLTLSQGRQVLARRVVLAPGPWIGHRAWAGLLAPLGMRVKKIVAAHIAAQPGPQDPMTILHDEDAFLLPLPERGHFLFSYTCDRWDVSPDDAGLVLEPSDLGQARAVLSRYAPDLAARCTSGRVFCDAYGPRREPVVAELRPGLVFAGAAGGSGYRLAPAIAAETVAALDLTPTRVLSRPLQRQS; encoded by the coding sequence GTGGACGCGGTGGACCTGGCCGAAACGGCCGACACGGTGGACCTGGCCGACACGGTGGATCTCGCGATCGTCGGCGGCGGAGTCATCGGGGCGCTCGTCGCGCACTCGGCGCTCGCCGCCGACCCCGGCCTGAGCGTCGCCGTCCTGGAACGCGGCATGATCGGCCAGGGCGCCTCGGCGCGCTCGGCCGGCGTCCACTTCCCGCGCGGGGCGACCGCGCGGGTCAGGGCCCTGACCGAGTACTCCCACGACGCCTGGCAGCGCCTGGCCGGCGAGCTGGACCTGCCGATCCGGGCGGTGGACGCCACCGTGGCCTCCGCCAACCCCGCCGCGGTCGCCACCGCCTACCTGAGGCTGGGCACCCCCACCGGTTCGGCCGGCCTGCCCGCCGGCTGGTCGCTGCCGGAGGGCACCGACACCTGGCCGGTGTACGGATGCCAGTACGCCGACGTCCAGGGAGTCGCCGGCCGCGTCCTGGCCGGGCTGCGCGACCGCGTGCAGATCCTGGAAGGCACCGAGGTCGCCGAACTCTCCTCGGGCGACGGGCACCTGCTCACCCTGAGCCAGGGCCGCCAGGTGCTGGCCCGCCGGGTGGTCCTGGCCCCGGGGCCGTGGATCGGCCACCGCGCGTGGGCCGGCCTTCTCGCCCCGCTCGGCATGCGGGTCAAGAAGATCGTCGCGGCGCACATCGCGGCCCAGCCCGGGCCGCAGGACCCGATGACGATCCTGCACGACGAGGACGCCTTCCTCCTGCCGCTCCCGGAGCGCGGCCACTTCCTGTTCAGCTACACCTGCGACCGCTGGGACGTCAGCCCCGACGACGCGGGCCTGGTCCTGGAGCCCTCCGACCTCGGCCAGGCCCGCGCGGTCCTGAGCCGGTACGCCCCGGACCTGGCGGCCCGGTGCACCTCGGGCCGGGTCTTCTGCGACGCCTACGGCCCCCGGCGCGAGCCGGTCGTCGCCGAGCTGCGGCCCGGCCTGGTCTTCGCCGGCGCCGCCGGCGGCTCCGGCTACCGGCTGGCCCCGGCGATCGCGGCCGAGACCGTCGCCGCCCTGGACCTCACCCCGACCCGAGTTCTCTCCCGGCCACTACAGAGGCAGTCATGA
- a CDS encoding class I tRNA ligase family protein: MILNTYNESELYAAFGIEMSTVEGIGVGAGWGRVAPGTATVSHGHDETEFFVIVAGVGELTLDGRTHLVQPGTVVLCEPFEGHTILNTGDVDLIFFTQYWRDSARARASAQSRIRPNHTDRPQFVFSTPPTPNGDLHLGHLSGPYLGADVYVRYQRLLGNRAWHLTGSDDFQSYVTAVAAKDGTTPAEAAAHYSAEIAATLKAMDIGVDEYYVTSVEQGYSEGLQDYFTRLVGSGHVSPKATPALFDGETDEYLYEVNVGGTCPACFSHAGGNICEECGEPNLVADLVDPASGISGKAPKQGEAERYTLPLHEFAEAVAAHHRLGRVPVRLRELAQRVFAHERLDLPVSHPSDWGVRPAETGLDGQVIWVWPEMSYGFLHGIERLGAELGERWSREEPSRDWKIVHFFGYDNSFYHSILYPVLYQLAYPEWDPDIDYHVNEFYLLEGQKFSTSRRHAIWGKEILTPDTVDAVRFYLSRTRPEGERTDFRRADFARECADTLVGRWQDWLHDLGRRLDSRYDGVAPDAGTWTGEHTAFLARLSLRLDEATAALNPEGFSLRSAAAVLDQIVDDVRAFSRQQAALAGLDRWSSEARTAIALELAAARLLATASAPVLPRFSAKLAAALGIPAIDSWPDTADLVEPGSRSTLTGTAFFAADVRR; this comes from the coding sequence ATGATCCTGAACACCTATAACGAATCCGAGCTGTACGCAGCCTTCGGCATCGAGATGTCCACGGTCGAGGGCATCGGCGTCGGCGCCGGCTGGGGACGGGTCGCGCCCGGCACCGCCACGGTCAGCCACGGGCACGACGAGACCGAGTTCTTCGTCATCGTCGCCGGCGTCGGCGAGCTGACCCTGGACGGCCGGACCCACCTGGTCCAGCCCGGCACCGTGGTGCTGTGCGAGCCGTTCGAGGGGCACACCATCCTCAACACCGGCGACGTGGACCTGATCTTCTTCACGCAGTACTGGCGCGACTCGGCGCGGGCCCGGGCCTCGGCGCAGTCGCGCATCCGCCCGAACCACACCGACCGTCCGCAGTTCGTGTTCTCCACGCCCCCGACGCCGAACGGGGACCTGCACCTCGGCCACCTCTCAGGGCCCTACCTCGGTGCCGACGTCTACGTGCGCTACCAGCGCCTGCTCGGCAACCGGGCCTGGCACCTGACCGGCAGCGACGACTTCCAGAGCTACGTCACGGCCGTCGCGGCCAAGGACGGCACCACTCCGGCCGAGGCCGCGGCCCACTACTCCGCCGAGATCGCCGCGACGCTGAAGGCGATGGACATCGGGGTCGACGAGTACTACGTCACCAGCGTCGAGCAGGGCTATTCCGAGGGCCTCCAGGACTACTTCACGCGTCTGGTCGGCTCCGGGCACGTCAGCCCCAAGGCGACGCCCGCCCTGTTCGACGGCGAGACGGACGAGTACCTCTACGAGGTCAACGTCGGCGGCACCTGCCCCGCGTGCTTCAGCCACGCCGGCGGCAACATCTGCGAGGAGTGCGGCGAGCCCAACCTGGTCGCGGACCTCGTCGACCCGGCCTCCGGCATCAGCGGCAAGGCGCCCAAGCAGGGCGAGGCCGAGCGCTACACGCTGCCGCTGCACGAGTTCGCCGAAGCGGTCGCCGCCCACCACCGGCTCGGCCGGGTCCCGGTCCGGCTGCGCGAGCTGGCCCAGCGGGTCTTCGCCCACGAGCGGCTGGACCTGCCGGTCTCGCATCCCTCCGACTGGGGGGTGCGGCCCGCCGAGACCGGCCTGGACGGCCAGGTGATCTGGGTCTGGCCGGAGATGAGCTACGGCTTCCTGCACGGCATCGAACGCCTCGGCGCCGAGCTGGGGGAGCGCTGGTCCCGCGAGGAGCCCTCGCGCGACTGGAAGATCGTGCACTTCTTCGGGTACGACAACAGCTTCTACCACTCGATCCTCTACCCGGTCCTGTACCAGCTGGCGTACCCGGAGTGGGACCCGGACATCGACTACCACGTCAACGAGTTCTACCTCCTGGAGGGCCAGAAGTTCTCCACCAGCCGGCGGCACGCCATCTGGGGCAAGGAGATCCTGACCCCTGACACGGTCGACGCCGTCCGCTTCTACCTGTCCCGCACCCGCCCCGAAGGCGAGCGCACCGACTTCCGCCGCGCCGACTTCGCCCGCGAGTGCGCCGACACCCTCGTCGGCCGGTGGCAGGACTGGCTGCACGATCTGGGCCGGCGCCTCGACTCCCGCTACGACGGCGTGGCCCCCGACGCGGGCACCTGGACCGGCGAGCACACCGCGTTCCTGGCCCGGCTGTCACTGCGGCTCGACGAGGCCACCGCCGCGCTCAACCCCGAGGGCTTCTCGCTGCGGTCCGCCGCGGCCGTGCTCGACCAGATCGTCGACGACGTGCGGGCCTTCTCCCGCCAGCAGGCCGCTTTGGCCGGGCTGGACCGCTGGAGCTCCGAGGCCCGCACCGCCATCGCCCTGGAGCTGGCCGCGGCCCGGCTGCTGGCCACCGCCTCGGCCCCGGTGCTGCCGCGCTTCTCGGCCAAGCTGGCCGCCGCGCTCGGCATCCCGGCGATCGACAGCTGGCCGGACACCGCCGACCTGGTCGAGCCGGGCAGTCGCAGCACCCTGACGGGCACCGCCTTCTTCGCCGCGGACGTCCGGCGATGA
- a CDS encoding acyl carrier protein — protein sequence MPADLATADLETAALETAALETAALETLARERLSRVLRDHPDPAALDLEEDLVNTYGITSLNKVLFLTSLCKAADVGLDNFTEDDLAGMRTLGSVVGALRPHAGQKG from the coding sequence ATGCCCGCTGACCTCGCAACCGCTGACCTCGAAACCGCTGCCCTCGAAACCGCTGCCCTCGAAACCGCTGCCCTCGAAACCCTGGCCCGCGAACGGCTCTCCCGGGTGCTGCGCGACCATCCCGACCCCGCGGCCCTGGACCTGGAGGAGGACCTGGTGAACACCTACGGGATCACCTCGCTCAACAAGGTCCTGTTCCTGACCTCGCTGTGCAAGGCGGCCGACGTCGGCCTGGACAACTTCACCGAGGACGACCTGGCCGGCATGCGCACGCTCGGCAGCGTCGTGGGCGCCCTGCGGCCGCACGCCGGGCAGAAGGGGTGA